In a genomic window of Pedobacter sp. KBS0701:
- a CDS encoding glycosyltransferase family 2 protein, with the protein MSKLTIITIVYNNVRDIERTIQSILKQTYKKIEYIVIDGASTDGTLQVVERYKDQISKIVSEPDKGIYDAMNKGLALATGDYVLFMNSGDEIYDEQTVEDVFASAPGADIYYGETEMYNDKWENLGRRRHEAPEEFDWTSFKYGMNISHQAIYIRRSIITSYDLTYKYSSDIDWIIKAAKKASNIVNVHRYVAKYLVGGMSKKKHRESLKERFKIFNKYYGLVPNIFNHIIIAGNLALYFVKHRRTND; encoded by the coding sequence ATGTCCAAATTAACAATCATCACCATTGTATATAATAACGTTCGCGATATCGAACGTACCATTCAATCTATCCTTAAACAGACCTATAAAAAAATCGAATATATTGTAATAGACGGCGCATCAACTGATGGTACGCTGCAGGTTGTTGAGCGTTACAAAGATCAGATTTCGAAAATCGTATCAGAACCCGACAAAGGCATTTATGATGCTATGAACAAAGGTTTAGCCCTGGCAACAGGCGATTATGTTTTGTTTATGAATTCTGGCGATGAGATTTATGACGAGCAAACAGTAGAAGATGTTTTTGCCTCTGCTCCCGGTGCCGATATTTACTACGGGGAAACGGAAATGTACAATGATAAATGGGAAAATCTTGGCCGCAGAAGACACGAAGCACCCGAGGAATTTGATTGGACCAGCTTTAAATACGGCATGAATATAAGCCATCAGGCCATTTACATCCGCCGCAGTATTATTACTTCTTACGACTTAACCTATAAATATAGTTCAGATATTGATTGGATTATCAAAGCAGCAAAAAAGGCATCTAATATCGTTAATGTTCACCGGTACGTAGCTAAATACCTGGTTGGTGGCATGAGCAAGAAAAAACACCGCGAGAGCTTAAAAGAGCGGTTTAAAATCTTCAACAAATATTATGGCCTAGTACCGAATATCTTTAATCATATTATCATTGCAGGTAATTTAGCCTTATATTTTGTTAAACACCGTAGGACAAATGATTAG
- a CDS encoding type 1 glutamine amidotransferase domain-containing protein: MGQLSNRTIAVLSESGFEEVELTEPVKRLKEEGATVHIISSKSGKIKAWDQDHWSIEVDVDKTIAEANADDYNGLLLPGGVINPDQLRVNEDALAFVKTFFADGKPVAAICHGPQTLINADVVQGRKLTSVKNISQDLINAGAIWSDEEVVVDQGLVTSRTPKDLPAFNDKIVEEFAEGVHEGQHA; encoded by the coding sequence ATGGGACAATTAAGTAACCGCACTATTGCTGTACTTTCAGAAAGCGGATTTGAAGAAGTAGAATTAACCGAACCAGTTAAAAGGTTAAAAGAAGAAGGAGCTACCGTTCACATTATCTCCTCAAAAAGTGGAAAAATAAAAGCCTGGGATCAAGACCACTGGTCGATAGAAGTTGATGTAGATAAAACCATTGCAGAAGCAAATGCTGATGATTACAACGGATTACTTTTACCAGGTGGCGTAATCAATCCAGATCAATTACGTGTTAACGAAGACGCCCTGGCTTTTGTAAAAACATTCTTTGCCGATGGTAAACCAGTTGCCGCCATTTGCCATGGTCCACAAACTTTGATTAATGCAGATGTAGTGCAGGGCAGAAAATTAACTTCAGTAAAAAATATTTCGCAGGACCTGATCAATGCCGGCGCGATATGGTCAGACGAAGAAGTAGTGGTTGATCAAGGTTTGGTAACGAGCCGTACACCAAAGGATTTACCTGCTTTTAACGATAAAATTGTAGAGGAATTTGCCGAAGGTGTTCACGAAGGGCAGCATGCCTAA
- a CDS encoding YhcG family protein, whose protein sequence is MESIANYSESIKALKSAILSSRYKAATLVNKELLLLYFTVGKFISEKVEKEKWGAKVIDNLSNDLQLELPGLRGFSGTNIKRMRFFFESWREQILISPSLTDQLQIIDIEHIEFRPLVTDQLEKTFFNISFTHHIEILQNSQSVEEKIYYIQKAAIEFWSVGTLKHQLKNKSFSNSGSLPNNFLKTISNEEIRNKALQSFKDEYLLDFINIEDTDEQDERVLESGIVQNIKKFLMSLGTDFAFISNQYRLIVEDEEYFLDLLFFNRRLQCLVVFELKTGKFKPEYLGKMNFYLSALDEYVKQPHEQPSIGIILCKEKKNKIVEFSFRDFNKAMGVSTYKTSATLPKAFKGLIPDAETFKKLMD, encoded by the coding sequence ATGGAAAGCATCGCAAATTATTCTGAAAGTATTAAGGCATTAAAATCGGCTATTTTATCAAGCCGGTATAAAGCTGCTACTTTAGTAAATAAAGAACTTTTGCTGCTCTATTTTACAGTGGGCAAATTCATTTCGGAAAAGGTAGAAAAAGAGAAATGGGGCGCCAAAGTGATAGATAATCTTTCTAATGATTTACAGTTAGAGTTACCAGGCTTAAGAGGATTTTCAGGCACAAATATTAAACGGATGAGGTTCTTTTTCGAATCATGGAGAGAACAAATCTTAATTAGTCCGTCACTGACGGACCAATTACAAATAATTGATATTGAGCACATTGAATTTAGACCGTTAGTGACGGACCAATTGGAAAAGACATTTTTCAACATCAGTTTTACCCACCACATTGAAATTCTACAGAATTCACAATCGGTTGAAGAAAAGATATATTATATCCAAAAGGCAGCTATCGAATTTTGGAGTGTTGGTACCTTAAAGCACCAACTCAAAAATAAATCATTCAGTAACTCCGGCAGTTTACCGAATAACTTTTTAAAAACGATTTCTAACGAAGAGATAAGGAACAAAGCGCTACAATCTTTCAAAGATGAATACCTGTTGGATTTTATTAATATAGAAGATACTGACGAGCAAGATGAACGGGTTTTAGAAAGTGGAATAGTACAGAATATTAAAAAGTTTTTAATGTCGCTAGGAACCGATTTTGCCTTTATTAGCAATCAATATAGGTTAATTGTTGAAGACGAAGAATATTTCTTAGACCTTTTGTTTTTTAACCGCCGTTTACAATGTTTGGTTGTTTTCGAACTAAAAACCGGAAAATTCAAACCTGAGTACCTGGGCAAAATGAATTTCTATTTATCTGCTCTTGATGAATATGTTAAACAACCACATGAGCAGCCATCAATCGGCATCATACTTTGCAAAGAAAAGAAAAACAAAATTGTAGAATTTTCATTCCGCGATTTTAACAAAGCAATGGGTGTTTCTACCTACAAAACCAGTGCAACATTACCTAAAGCATTTAAAGGTTTAATCCCAGATGCTGAAACCTTTAAAAAACTAATGGATTAA
- a CDS encoding NAD(P)H-dependent oxidoreductase, with protein sequence MKNILILNGHPHKKSINFALAEAYYKGAVEAGATVSLIHIGDLIFNPNLAFGYQQRMELEPDLLASLEKIKAADHLVWVHPVWWGGMPALMKGFIDRLFLPGIAFRYRENSVWWDKLFSEKTARIITTLDQPAWYYRLFFGRPSVNQLKKSVLQFCGISPVKITYVGIIKKSTQKQRIKWVNEIHKLGSSLR encoded by the coding sequence ATGAAAAATATTTTAATCCTAAACGGGCATCCACATAAAAAAAGCATCAATTTTGCCCTGGCAGAAGCTTATTATAAAGGGGCGGTGGAAGCGGGTGCCACGGTTTCATTAATCCACATTGGCGATTTAATTTTTAATCCTAACCTTGCTTTCGGTTACCAGCAGCGCATGGAATTGGAGCCTGATTTATTAGCGAGTTTAGAAAAAATAAAAGCTGCTGATCATTTGGTCTGGGTTCATCCTGTTTGGTGGGGCGGCATGCCCGCCTTAATGAAAGGATTTATCGACCGCTTGTTTCTACCCGGCATCGCCTTTAGGTACCGCGAAAACAGTGTTTGGTGGGATAAACTTTTTAGTGAGAAAACAGCCCGGATCATTACTACTTTAGACCAGCCCGCATGGTATTACCGCCTGTTTTTTGGTCGGCCAAGCGTTAACCAGTTAAAAAAAAGTGTACTTCAGTTTTGTGGGATAAGTCCGGTTAAAATCACCTACGTAGGAATCATTAAAAAATCTACACAAAAACAGAGAATAAAGTGGGTAAATGAAATACATAAACTCGGAAGTAGTTTGAGGTAA
- a CDS encoding glycosyltransferase family 4 protein, which produces MIDLKVVHLNTYDGNGGAGRACLRLSDALKASGIDSKVLVYYKFGQNPNIDTFSKSPLQKAKAVYNILSERYYAKWLSKSVKTPFSLQWFGRSVINHPDVKNADIIHLHWVNHGFLNPKFLAQLDELEKPIVWTFHDSNAFTGGCHVRYGCENFHHQCGNCPILKISGKNDISHKTWLRKQKAYTELNFHIVAPSKWMAASVKFSSLLGTRKATVIPNTIETKIFKPYVKSEAKKILKINPHKFVLMSGFMPSKNDKHKGTPYLIEALEILSRRAGIQKDNIELVIFGNKENAEMPEFPFKTTFLGTINKDDHLAKCYSAADAFITPSLEDNLPNTVMESLACATPVVAFTTGGIPDMVKHMHNGYLAEYQNAEDLANGIEWLYHRPNKEDIQKAARLSILTDFSEEVIATEHIHLYETLIDLQPK; this is translated from the coding sequence TTGATTGATTTGAAAGTAGTACACCTAAATACCTACGATGGAAATGGCGGAGCAGGACGAGCCTGTTTGCGTTTAAGTGATGCCCTAAAGGCAAGTGGAATCGATTCGAAAGTATTGGTTTACTATAAATTTGGCCAAAACCCAAACATTGATACCTTTAGCAAATCGCCCCTGCAGAAAGCAAAAGCCGTTTACAATATCTTATCCGAAAGGTATTATGCAAAATGGCTGAGCAAATCAGTAAAAACGCCATTTAGTTTGCAATGGTTTGGCCGTTCGGTCATTAACCATCCCGACGTTAAAAATGCTGATATTATCCATTTGCATTGGGTAAACCACGGTTTTCTTAATCCTAAATTTTTAGCCCAGCTTGATGAACTGGAAAAACCGATTGTGTGGACTTTTCATGATAGCAATGCTTTTACCGGCGGATGCCATGTGCGTTATGGCTGCGAAAACTTTCATCACCAATGTGGCAATTGCCCGATTTTAAAAATCAGCGGGAAGAACGATATCTCGCATAAAACCTGGTTACGCAAACAAAAAGCCTATACTGAATTAAATTTTCATATTGTGGCGCCGAGTAAATGGATGGCGGCATCAGTAAAGTTCAGCAGTTTATTGGGCACCAGGAAAGCTACTGTAATTCCAAACACTATTGAAACAAAAATTTTCAAACCTTATGTTAAATCAGAGGCCAAGAAAATCCTAAAGATCAATCCGCATAAATTTGTTTTGATGAGCGGTTTTATGCCTTCAAAAAACGACAAACATAAAGGAACCCCCTATTTGATCGAAGCTTTAGAAATTCTTTCGCGCAGGGCAGGTATACAAAAAGATAATATTGAACTGGTTATTTTCGGGAATAAGGAAAATGCCGAAATGCCAGAATTCCCTTTCAAAACCACATTTTTGGGTACCATTAATAAAGATGACCATTTAGCGAAATGTTATTCTGCAGCTGATGCTTTTATTACACCTTCTCTTGAAGATAATCTACCCAATACCGTAATGGAAAGCCTGGCCTGCGCTACCCCTGTTGTTGCCTTTACCACAGGAGGGATTCCGGATATGGTAAAACACATGCATAATGGTTACCTGGCTGAGTATCAAAATGCCGAAGATCTGGCAAACGGCATCGAGTGGTTGTACCACCGCCCAAATAAAGAAGATATCCAAAAAGCAGCAAGATTGAGTATTTTAACCGATTTCTCTGAAGAAGTTATTGCCACAGAACACATCCATCTTTACGAAACACTGATTGATTTACAGCCAAAATAA
- a CDS encoding lysophospholipid acyltransferase family protein has protein sequence MINKGLSKVGIFLLNMLSLLPLFILYRLADAFYVLIFYVFGYRRKVVKENLLNAFPEKTTTEICAIEKRFYKFLASLFIEVIKMKSISKKELSKRVKFKNVDLVEAYLKNNESVIFCSSHYGNYEWVCMAIGLNFSGEHYPIYKPLSSDAFDNWFLNMRGKFGNHMVAMRQTLRAIQASKNEATMFTFGSDQAPSKDESNYWTMFLNQESSIQLGVEKIAKKTNRPVFYLKINHLKRGYYEVDCVPICLNPAETAEFEITEMHTHFLEDMIKEAPAYWLWSHRRWKYKPEQKIHKVMARNQNVMDAMV, from the coding sequence ATGATTAATAAAGGATTATCCAAGGTGGGTATATTTTTATTAAATATGCTCTCTCTTTTGCCGCTATTCATTTTATATAGATTGGCAGATGCTTTCTATGTATTAATTTTTTATGTTTTTGGCTACCGTAGAAAAGTGGTTAAAGAAAACTTGCTTAATGCTTTTCCAGAGAAAACCACTACTGAAATTTGTGCGATAGAAAAACGGTTCTATAAATTTTTGGCTTCACTTTTTATCGAAGTGATTAAAATGAAAAGCATCTCCAAAAAAGAGCTTAGTAAAAGGGTAAAATTCAAAAATGTCGATCTGGTTGAAGCTTACCTTAAAAATAACGAAAGCGTAATCTTTTGCTCATCGCATTATGGCAATTACGAATGGGTTTGTATGGCGATTGGTTTAAATTTCTCTGGCGAGCATTACCCCATTTATAAACCTTTGAGCAGCGATGCCTTTGATAATTGGTTCCTGAACATGAGAGGTAAATTCGGTAACCACATGGTGGCTATGCGCCAAACTTTAAGGGCGATACAGGCGAGTAAAAATGAGGCGACCATGTTTACTTTTGGAAGTGATCAGGCGCCTTCTAAGGACGAATCGAACTACTGGACTATGTTTTTAAACCAGGAATCATCGATACAATTGGGTGTAGAAAAAATTGCAAAAAAAACCAATCGTCCTGTTTTTTACCTAAAAATCAATCATTTAAAAAGGGGCTATTACGAAGTAGACTGTGTGCCGATCTGTTTAAATCCGGCTGAAACTGCCGAATTTGAAATCACTGAAATGCATACTCACTTTTTGGAAGACATGATCAAAGAAGCGCCGGCTTACTGGTTGTGGAGCCACAGGAGGTGGAAATATAAACCTGAGCAGAAAATTCATAAAGTGATGGCAAGGAATCAGAATGTGATGGATGCGATGGTCTAA
- a CDS encoding serine hydrolase yields the protein MKTFKKTLLTLIYSFFLLLFALLLWKPYLRRVLRYRTPGAETYKIFPQEVSRKSDSAFHFIRPPRQRDDLDTLHVLDGNNHSIPLKDYLKNGQVNVFIVIRNDSVLYERYDKGYSDSTLTSIFSGAKSMISIAIGQALADHSIKSLDDKVTKYIPELKSNPAFAQITLKNLLDMKSGLEFQDALGGIVKAFFSDEAKYYYTDNMKAQLMKVKLVNKPGTVWLYKSIDPILLGWVLKKATGKSVAQYFEANVWKQIGTQYNATWGLDQVDGLTNTASRFQVTAIDFAKIGRLYLTKGKYHGKQVVPEDWVNQSINIGAEKPASAKGWQKSAHHYLWWIPQEGDKGDYTAEGMLGQRLYIDPKTNTIIVQFADHGAGNYPYRKISRYLSALPFSYPRS from the coding sequence ATGAAAACCTTTAAAAAGACATTATTAACCCTGATATATTCCTTCTTTTTATTGCTTTTTGCGCTCCTGCTCTGGAAACCATACCTCAGAAGGGTGTTAAGGTATAGAACACCCGGCGCCGAAACTTATAAAATTTTTCCACAGGAAGTTTCGCGTAAAAGTGATTCGGCTTTTCATTTTATCAGACCTCCAAGACAACGCGACGATCTGGATACGCTTCATGTATTAGATGGAAATAACCATTCTATTCCGTTAAAAGACTATTTAAAAAATGGACAGGTCAATGTTTTTATCGTCATCAGGAATGATAGTGTTTTATATGAGCGATATGATAAGGGTTATAGCGATAGTACCTTAACGAGTATATTTTCGGGAGCTAAGAGTATGATTTCTATTGCTATCGGTCAGGCATTGGCAGATCACAGTATTAAAAGCTTAGATGATAAAGTAACAAAATACATTCCTGAATTAAAATCGAACCCTGCCTTTGCCCAAATTACTTTAAAAAACCTCCTGGATATGAAATCAGGGCTTGAATTTCAGGATGCTTTAGGTGGGATTGTAAAGGCATTTTTCTCGGACGAAGCCAAATATTATTATACTGATAATATGAAGGCGCAGTTGATGAAAGTTAAACTGGTAAATAAGCCAGGTACGGTTTGGTTGTATAAAAGTATCGATCCGATTTTATTGGGCTGGGTTTTAAAGAAGGCAACGGGTAAATCGGTTGCGCAGTATTTTGAAGCCAATGTGTGGAAGCAGATCGGTACGCAATATAACGCCACCTGGGGATTAGATCAGGTAGACGGTTTAACCAATACTGCCAGCCGTTTCCAGGTAACCGCTATTGATTTTGCTAAAATCGGGCGTTTGTATTTAACTAAGGGGAAATATCATGGGAAGCAGGTTGTGCCGGAAGATTGGGTAAATCAATCTATAAATATTGGTGCTGAAAAACCAGCATCGGCAAAAGGCTGGCAAAAATCAGCTCATCATTACCTTTGGTGGATTCCGCAGGAAGGGGATAAGGGAGATTATACTGCTGAGGGTATGCTGGGGCAAAGACTGTATATTGATCCAAAAACGAATACCATTATTGTACAGTTCGCCGATCACGGGGCTGGTAATTATCCTTATAGGAAAATCAGCAGGTATTTAAGTGCTTTGCCATTTAGCTATCCTAGGTCTTAA
- a CDS encoding Crp/Fnr family transcriptional regulator: MQTYLQSFNILSPAEIDVFTANAIPRALKKGEFFITEGKICKEIAIIKSGILRSYYTSASAEEYTYCLTFPSQFMTAYSSLITGNPTVENIQAMSVVDLLIIKKEVIDDLAASSINGLKLLKTIAEQQYLHLEKRIFMYQKDAAKQRYLELLKNYPDYIKKIPVKYLASFLAITPRHLSRLRKEII, translated from the coding sequence ATGCAAACTTACCTTCAATCCTTTAATATTCTTTCTCCGGCAGAAATTGATGTTTTTACAGCTAATGCTATACCAAGGGCATTAAAAAAAGGAGAATTCTTTATCACGGAGGGTAAGATATGTAAGGAAATAGCTATCATAAAATCGGGTATTCTGCGTTCTTATTATACTTCGGCCAGTGCAGAAGAATATACTTATTGCCTTACTTTTCCCAGTCAGTTTATGACGGCTTATTCCTCTCTGATTACCGGAAACCCAACCGTAGAGAATATCCAGGCAATGAGTGTTGTAGATTTGCTGATTATCAAAAAAGAAGTGATTGATGATTTAGCTGCATCCAGTATAAATGGATTAAAGTTGCTAAAAACTATAGCTGAGCAGCAATACCTGCATTTAGAAAAGCGGATTTTTATGTACCAGAAAGATGCGGCTAAACAGCGCTATCTGGAGCTTCTCAAAAATTATCCCGACTATATTAAAAAAATACCTGTAAAATATCTGGCGTCGTTTCTGGCCATTACCCCGAGGCACTTAAGCCGGCTCCGCAAAGAAATTATTTAA
- a CDS encoding lysophospholipid acyltransferase family protein, with the protein MIKKGISHLGIFFLGVLSLFPISVLYMLADGAYLVLYFVFGYRRKVVRENLLNALPDQPLSEIVLIEKRFYRYLASLIFEVVKMNSISKEEIEKRFIFKNKTQVQAYLDRGESVLICSAHYGNWEWGTLGIGLNFQADHYPIYKPLTNPVFDNWFKKVRSRFGNKLIAMRRTMRALQASKGTPSIFSFGNDQAPSKDESHYWTTFMHQPSSVQLGIEKIAKRTGQPIFYFKINVLKRGFYSVDCIPLCLNPADTAEFEITELHTRFLEQMINEEPAYWLWSHKRWKYKPKTELIFSKNEMLKQA; encoded by the coding sequence ATGATTAAAAAGGGGATTTCCCATTTGGGAATATTTTTTTTAGGCGTATTATCTCTGTTTCCAATATCAGTTTTATACATGCTGGCCGATGGGGCTTATCTAGTGCTTTATTTTGTTTTCGGCTACCGTCGGAAAGTGGTGAGGGAAAATCTGTTAAATGCCCTTCCTGATCAACCATTAAGTGAAATTGTTCTTATTGAAAAACGTTTTTACCGCTACCTGGCTTCGCTGATATTTGAGGTTGTAAAAATGAACAGTATCTCAAAGGAAGAAATAGAAAAGCGTTTCATTTTTAAAAACAAAACTCAGGTTCAGGCCTATTTAGATCGTGGCGAAAGCGTATTGATCTGTTCGGCACATTACGGTAACTGGGAGTGGGGCACGCTGGGTATCGGACTCAATTTTCAGGCTGATCATTATCCTATTTACAAACCTTTAACCAACCCCGTATTCGATAACTGGTTTAAAAAAGTGAGGAGCAGGTTCGGGAATAAACTTATTGCCATGCGGCGGACCATGCGGGCATTGCAGGCCAGTAAAGGTACACCGAGTATCTTCAGTTTTGGTAATGATCAGGCACCTTCGAAAGATGAATCACATTACTGGACTACTTTTATGCACCAGCCCAGTTCGGTACAATTGGGGATTGAGAAAATTGCGAAACGTACTGGTCAACCGATATTCTATTTCAAAATAAATGTGCTTAAACGTGGTTTTTACAGTGTAGATTGTATTCCATTGTGTTTAAACCCGGCAGACACGGCTGAATTTGAAATCACCGAATTGCATACCCGCTTTCTGGAGCAGATGATTAACGAAGAACCCGCCTATTGGTTGTGGAGTCATAAAAGATGGAAATACAAGCCCAAAACGGAACTTATATTTAGCAAAAATGAAATGTTAAAACAGGCTTAA
- the typA gene encoding translational GTPase TypA: MQKIRNIAIIAHVDHGKTTLVDKILHSCSIFRDNEQTGELILDNNDLERERGITIVSKNVSVQYKDVKINIIDTPGHADFGGEVERVLKMADGVLLLCDAFEGAMPQTRFVTQKALALGLKPIVVVNKVDKENCRPEEVYEQIFELFFNLEATEEQLDFPVIYGSSKQGWMSTDWKVPTTDIFALLDAVVANIPPAPINDGTLQMQITSLDYSSFVGRIAIGRVHRGTIKENQPVTLIKRDGKVVKSRVKELYTFEGLGKVKATEVSSGDICAVVGIDGFDIGDTIADFEAPEQLPVISIDEPTMNMLFTINNSPFFGKEGKLVTSQRIKERLYKEMEKNLALKVVETASPDAWLVYGRGILHLSVLIETMRREGYEIQVGQPQVIIKEIDGKKHEPIETLIVDVPGEVSGKVIELVTQRKGELLIMEPKGDLQHLEFEIPARGIIGLRNNVLTATAGEAIMAHRFKAYEPWKGTIPGRLNGVLVSMEKGQTTAYSIDKLQDRGRFFIDPGTDVYEGQIMGEHIRDNDLVVNVVKGKALTNMRASGTDDNTRIAPAIKFSLEEAMEYIQADEYIEVTPQSMRLRKIFLTEQERKVKGKQFA; encoded by the coding sequence ATGCAAAAGATTAGAAATATAGCTATTATAGCACACGTTGACCACGGTAAAACCACTTTGGTTGATAAGATTTTACACTCTTGTTCTATTTTTCGTGACAACGAACAAACAGGAGAGTTGATATTGGATAACAACGATTTAGAGCGTGAGCGTGGTATCACAATCGTGTCTAAAAACGTATCAGTTCAATACAAAGATGTAAAAATTAACATTATCGATACACCTGGTCACGCGGATTTTGGCGGTGAGGTAGAGCGTGTTTTGAAAATGGCCGATGGTGTACTTTTACTTTGCGATGCTTTTGAAGGTGCAATGCCTCAAACACGTTTCGTAACACAAAAAGCTTTAGCCCTTGGTTTAAAACCGATTGTGGTTGTAAACAAAGTGGATAAAGAAAACTGTCGCCCGGAAGAGGTTTATGAGCAGATTTTCGAATTGTTCTTTAACCTTGAAGCAACTGAAGAGCAATTGGATTTTCCTGTTATTTACGGTTCATCTAAACAAGGATGGATGAGTACAGACTGGAAAGTACCAACTACTGATATTTTCGCTTTACTAGATGCGGTTGTGGCTAACATTCCACCTGCACCAATTAACGACGGTACTTTACAGATGCAGATCACTTCGTTAGATTATTCATCTTTCGTAGGTCGTATCGCAATTGGCCGTGTACACCGCGGTACTATTAAAGAAAACCAACCGGTTACTTTAATTAAACGCGATGGCAAAGTTGTTAAATCAAGAGTAAAAGAACTTTATACTTTCGAAGGTTTAGGTAAGGTTAAAGCTACTGAAGTAAGCTCTGGTGATATTTGTGCAGTTGTAGGTATTGATGGTTTTGATATTGGTGATACTATCGCTGATTTTGAAGCACCAGAACAATTACCGGTAATCAGCATTGATGAGCCAACGATGAACATGTTGTTTACCATCAATAACTCTCCGTTTTTTGGTAAAGAAGGTAAATTAGTAACTTCTCAACGTATTAAAGAACGTTTATACAAAGAGATGGAAAAAAACTTAGCTTTAAAAGTTGTTGAAACAGCTTCTCCTGATGCTTGGTTGGTTTATGGCCGTGGTATTCTCCATTTATCGGTATTAATTGAAACGATGCGTCGTGAAGGTTATGAGATTCAGGTAGGTCAGCCTCAGGTTATCATTAAAGAAATTGATGGTAAAAAACATGAGCCGATTGAAACTTTAATTGTTGATGTTCCGGGAGAAGTTTCTGGTAAAGTAATCGAATTGGTAACTCAGCGTAAAGGCGAGTTATTAATTATGGAGCCAAAAGGCGATTTACAACACTTGGAGTTCGAAATCCCTGCGCGTGGTATCATTGGTTTACGTAATAACGTTTTAACTGCTACAGCAGGTGAGGCAATTATGGCTCACCGTTTCAAAGCTTACGAGCCTTGGAAGGGTACAATCCCTGGTCGTTTAAACGGTGTATTAGTTTCAATGGAAAAGGGTCAAACTACAGCTTATTCAATCGATAAGTTACAAGATAGAGGCCGTTTCTTCATCGATCCGGGAACTGATGTTTACGAAGGTCAGATTATGGGTGAGCACATTCGTGATAACGATTTAGTAGTAAACGTGGTAAAAGGTAAAGCATTAACCAACATGCGTGCTTCTGGTACTGATGATAACACCCGTATTGCTCCGGCAATTAAATTCTCTTTAGAAGAAGCGATGGAATATATCCAGGCTGATGAGTATATCGAGGTTACACCGCAAAGCATGCGTTTACGTAAAATTTTCTTAACTGAGCAAGAACGTAAAGTTAAAGGAAAGCAATTCGCTTAG
- a CDS encoding DUF4180 domain-containing protein: MKIETHTINNINIAEVISEEIIINDAADGLDLLGNLYYQGFDKIIIHKQNITPDFFDLKNVIAGEILQKFSNYRVSLAIIGYFSSYQSKSIKDFIYESNKGKHINFLGSTAEALTKLAG; encoded by the coding sequence ATGAAAATTGAAACGCATACCATAAACAACATCAATATTGCAGAAGTCATTTCGGAAGAAATTATTATTAATGACGCAGCAGATGGCTTAGACTTATTGGGGAACCTATATTACCAGGGTTTTGATAAAATCATCATCCACAAACAAAATATCACCCCCGATTTCTTCGACCTGAAAAACGTAATAGCAGGAGAAATTCTTCAAAAATTTTCAAATTACCGGGTAAGCCTCGCAATTATTGGCTATTTTAGCTCATATCAAAGCAAAAGTATCAAAGATTTTATTTACGAGAGCAATAAGGGCAAACATATTAATTTTTTAGGTTCGACAGCTGAAGCTTTGACAAAGCTAGCTGGATGA